One Deinococcus sedimenti DNA window includes the following coding sequences:
- the mqnP gene encoding menaquinone biosynthesis prenyltransferase MqnP produces the protein MSGVRVKTFLDLVKFEHTVFALPFAYAGMLLASMQVNGTGWPGWHVLVWVTVAMAAARTAAMGANRVIDRFIDARNPRTAGREVPSGKVSPVQAWALVVVSLVVLVVAAAQLNPLCLALLPLAVVFLIGYPYTKRFTWLCHAWLGVTDGAAAAGGWIAVTGEFAPGAWVLWAVVIFWMIGLDVIYATMDRDFDVANGIKSIPARFGIPRALRIAAVSHALTFALLLLVGVVTGASVWYYLAALVMGGILLFEHRIVNPDDLARVNVAFFDANMWLALTMLLGVVVDVTWRTLT, from the coding sequence ATGAGTGGCGTGCGCGTGAAGACGTTCCTGGATCTGGTGAAGTTCGAGCACACGGTGTTCGCCCTGCCGTTCGCGTACGCAGGCATGCTGCTGGCGAGCATGCAGGTCAACGGGACGGGCTGGCCGGGCTGGCACGTGCTGGTGTGGGTGACGGTGGCGATGGCGGCGGCGCGCACGGCGGCGATGGGTGCGAACCGCGTGATCGACCGGTTCATCGACGCGCGCAATCCGCGCACGGCGGGTCGGGAGGTGCCGAGCGGGAAGGTCAGCCCGGTGCAGGCGTGGGCGCTGGTGGTGGTCAGTCTGGTGGTGCTGGTGGTGGCGGCGGCGCAGTTGAACCCGCTGTGCCTGGCGCTGCTGCCGCTGGCGGTGGTGTTCCTGATCGGCTACCCGTACACGAAGCGCTTCACGTGGCTGTGCCACGCGTGGCTGGGCGTGACGGACGGCGCGGCGGCTGCCGGAGGGTGGATCGCGGTGACGGGCGAGTTCGCACCGGGCGCGTGGGTGCTGTGGGCGGTGGTGATCTTCTGGATGATCGGCCTTGACGTGATCTACGCGACGATGGACCGGGATTTCGACGTGGCGAACGGCATCAAGAGCATTCCCGCGCGGTTCGGGATTCCCCGCGCGCTGCGCATCGCGGCCGTCAGTCACGCGCTGACGTTCGCGTTGCTGCTGCTGGTGGGTGTGGTGACGGGGGCGAGCGTCTGGTATTACCTCGCGGCGCTGGTGATGGGCGGCATCCTGCTGTTCGAGCACCGGATCGTGAACCCGGATGATCTGGCGCGTGTGAACGTGGCGTTCTTCGACGCGAACATGTGGCTGGCGCTGACGATGCTGCTGGGCGTGGTGGTGGACGTGACGTGGCGGACCCTGACTTGA